A stretch of Vibrio maritimus DNA encodes these proteins:
- a CDS encoding CoA pyrophosphatase gives MTKTDFLARFQLLQTKDYHKDTKQRTASVDRRSLREASVLIGLVERESRLHVILTKRASHLKHHPGQISFPGGKVEPTDDSPVFTAIRETEEEIGVSHEHLSIIGNLPKLVTVTAFHVTPVLAFVDANYRPKIDTNEVDYLFEVPLEFLASPENLSSVAFHIQGKRHRVLSIPYKEHFIWGVTAQIIENLQTQLLLN, from the coding sequence ATGACCAAAACCGATTTTTTAGCACGCTTTCAGCTTCTTCAGACTAAGGATTATCACAAGGATACAAAACAAAGAACTGCAAGCGTCGATAGACGCTCACTTCGAGAGGCTAGTGTACTGATCGGCTTAGTTGAACGTGAGAGTAGACTTCACGTCATACTGACGAAACGAGCTAGCCACTTGAAGCACCATCCCGGTCAAATAAGCTTCCCTGGGGGAAAAGTCGAACCAACGGACGACAGCCCGGTCTTTACTGCTATTCGTGAAACTGAAGAAGAGATCGGTGTATCTCACGAACACCTTTCGATCATTGGTAACCTTCCGAAACTGGTGACCGTTACTGCTTTTCACGTCACACCCGTGCTAGCTTTTGTCGATGCAAATTACCGTCCTAAAATCGATACCAATGAAGTCGACTATCTTTTTGAGGTCCCTCTTGAGTTTTTAGCTTCTCCTGAAAATCTGTCTTCTGTTGCTTTTCATATTCAAGGTAAGCGCCATCGTGTTTTGTCTATACCTTATAAAGAACATTTTATTTGGGGTGTCACCGCTCAAATCATCGAAAACTTACAAACTCAATTATTGTTAAACTAA
- a CDS encoding sigma-70 family RNA polymerase sigma factor encodes MSARIENTKTEFAGGTADFYSKYIQDVVGIDLLTPEQEYHYATLARRGDKAARDVLIESNLRLVVKIARGYTKRGLNNHTILDLIEEGNLGLIKAIDKFEPEKGFRFSTYAVWWIRESIESSLMNTGRTVRLPVHVIKEINRLSRQTNDMVSDLKRAPSVKEIAEQTSNSQKHVSELIHMSGFIESSSSVDIVDKEYTSLDTCRSEAIPEPYDTCHDEMLLKSLERVVLSLPEKYRDIVIHRFGLFGKEVLTLDCLGEMYGLSKERVRQLQQEGVAKLQNRLRFDGWVSN; translated from the coding sequence ATGAGCGCAAGGATCGAAAACACTAAAACTGAGTTTGCCGGCGGCACGGCCGACTTTTACTCAAAGTACATCCAAGACGTTGTTGGGATCGACCTACTGACCCCCGAGCAAGAGTATCACTATGCGACGCTTGCACGTCGCGGTGATAAAGCGGCGAGAGACGTACTTATTGAGTCAAACTTGCGTCTTGTCGTTAAGATTGCAAGAGGCTATACAAAACGCGGCTTAAACAACCACACTATTCTTGATCTCATAGAAGAGGGAAACCTTGGATTGATCAAAGCGATAGATAAGTTTGAACCTGAAAAAGGTTTCCGTTTTAGTACTTATGCGGTGTGGTGGATTCGTGAGAGTATTGAATCTTCGTTAATGAATACCGGACGCACTGTTCGTCTACCCGTTCATGTGATCAAAGAGATCAACCGCTTGTCCAGACAAACCAATGACATGGTGTCTGATCTGAAAAGAGCCCCTTCAGTCAAAGAAATCGCCGAGCAGACTTCAAACTCGCAAAAACACGTCAGTGAGCTTATTCACATGAGTGGTTTCATCGAATCGAGTTCATCGGTTGATATTGTAGACAAAGAGTACACTAGCTTAGATACATGTCGATCAGAAGCAATACCTGAGCCTTACGATACTTGTCATGATGAAATGTTATTGAAAAGCCTTGAGAGAGTGGTGCTATCTCTGCCAGAGAAATATAGAGATATCGTGATACATCGATTTGGACTTTTTGGAAAAGAAGTGCTCACTTTAGATTGTCTAGGTGAGATGTATGGGCTTTCTAAAGAGCGTGTCAGACAGTTACAGCAAGAAGGGGTCGCGAAACTTCAGAACAGACTTCGCTTTGATGGCTGGGTTAGTAATTAG
- a CDS encoding Hpt domain-containing protein translates to MIDFDVLRSYMDNDEDIIAAVFMAFMEEHENGAEKIQSLYNEQNWSELFITAHSLKGILASFGEGKAVEKLEAIEGTTRNGEAPQADDIQFVIQELGVIKGQINEYLASMV, encoded by the coding sequence ATGATAGATTTCGACGTACTTCGTAGCTACATGGATAATGACGAGGACATCATCGCAGCCGTATTTATGGCGTTTATGGAAGAACATGAGAATGGCGCGGAAAAAATTCAGTCACTCTACAACGAGCAAAACTGGAGTGAGCTATTCATCACTGCACATTCGCTCAAAGGCATTCTTGCTAGCTTTGGTGAAGGGAAAGCGGTAGAGAAACTAGAAGCGATTGAAGGAACGACTCGTAATGGTGAGGCACCTCAAGCCGACGATATTCAATTTGTTATTCAGGAACTCGGCGTGATTAAAGGTCAGATTAACGAATACCTTGCCTCTATGGTTTGA